The DNA region CCACAAGGGCATTAACAATCCATGAACCAATAAATCACCAATAATTATGAATGCTTCCAGTTGTAGGATTCAACCTTAAGACTCAATGCCGAGagacttaaatatatattgatgcCACATTTGGAGGTTGTTTGGTTGGAGAAAcactctcatcttattattacaattttatcaaatttctgcataaaatataataaataattcaattttttcaaatctcaattaaactttttcaaatctgaaaataataataatattaaaaaacaacatTCGAATAATATTTTACGTAACTTTCAactttatctaaaatcatctcatatcatctcattagTTTACCAGCAACCCAAACATAACATACCAGTACGCATCGATCAAATTCCAGCATCAAGTTTTACAAGTTTGCCAGCATGCATAATTGGTAATTACCCATGCACTAATTAAcccctaaataaataaataaaacagcaATCATCTCCGCTCCAggcaaaaaataattaagagcAAATTCATGAATATTCACTATATCATCAACATTAATTAGATATATTCCTACGTACCCTATGAATTAATTACCTAAATACATGCATATTTATAATCTTATCTTGAAATTATTTGCTCTTCCTTTATCGTTTCCAATACTGGCTTCCTTGATCTGCATACCGATAACCTATACTTCATCTCTAGCCCAGAAAGCCCCTCAATTCCGTCCTCCAAACTCAGCCTTGAACCTCGAACCTCGCTTTCCtccgccgccgccgccgccgcctCATACGAGGAGGCCTCCTCTTGTTTACCACTGGTACCGGACTCCGGCAAGATCCTGACTTTTCCACCGGATATCCGCTTAGCTGCAGAGTTGGCCGCCATGAAAACAATCGCCATATCCGCTGCCGTGATTATAGAATTCACTCTCCTCATAGGAAACGTGACGTAAACGTTGCCAAGCTCTAACTCCTCGTCGGCGCTGAGTGCGGAGAATCTCCGGCCAATGTGAAGGGACTGGGAATTGACGAGGAAGAAGTTTGGGCACTCAAACATGAGCTCGGCGGCCTTGACGGGTTCGCGGCACTGTCGGACTTCACCACCGGGAAAGATCACCCTCGCTGCCCTCTTATTCTTGATCAAAGGGGTGGCAAGAGTGCATGAAATATAGTTCCCCATATTcttaaaaaaggaagaaaattctTGGGAAAGAGAGAGGTGAATTAACTCAGAAAACTGGTATATACTCTGCTTGGAGGGGGAGATTTAAGGGTGGGAATTTATATAGAGAGTGACTTATAAAAACAAGTCAATGGAAGCCTAAAAACATAGATAGAAAAGCAGAAGCGATTAAAAAGATCGTGTGCGTGTCGCATGATAGATAGAAACTAGGGAAAGGTGTGGTCAGTGGTCAGTGGTGGGCTGTATGTGTTGTGAATGCGCGTACTGCCTGCTGGGGATTGAATGGTTGGGAAAAGGTTGAGAAAGTGCATGTTCATTGTTTGATGCCTGCTTTTGACACGCGAATTTTCGCTATGAATGCGTGTGGGGCCCGCTGATCAGGAATCTCTCCGTAGCTAAGCCAGCTAGCTGTTAATGGTGACCGACCAGAAGAGGTTGAATTTTCATCTTGTTCGTTGGAACAGTAAAAGTGTTTCAatctccttttatttttattattttcttaaattttaatacaaattataatatataatttaatatttttaaatttaaaaataataatattaaaaaaataatattttattcacttttatctaaaatcatctcatctcatctccctatttaaattatatttataaattttaaaaaaaaaaaaccctataaatttcttgatatttttggacgTACACGGGGGGTATGACTTGCTGTCCTCCTCGTCAACTTCACGGGCACCAAGATTAATCGTGGGGTTTCGGACACTACTTTCCGTGCCTTTCCACGGGCCTTTGTGATGCGCATGTGGATTGCATCATCACCTGGGGGAGCAAAACCTTCATGTGAAACAGAACTCATACAATAATCAAGACAAAAGACAAGGTGATATGGTTTtcttcattatatatattgttgggaCTTGGGACAATATTAATACATTAAGCAAGTTTTAAGTTTAATGTTCAAATCCATACTATTtatgactcttttttttttttttaatttagacaataataattaatctgaagataaataaataaatatatatatatatataatatgtaaattttaCCTTACTTTAATGTTAAAACCCACATATATCATTCATGGCACTAACAAGTACTAGTGCGATCCTAGGTGCAACTTCAATGTAAAGTCAAACAAAAAGGCCAGGATATATAAAACACAAGTTCGTGGGTATATTCCAAGTACTCCATATAATTAAAGCTTACTACTCATCATGAATTATGATCTGCTAGCTACCATGCTTGGATTAAAAGTGACATGATGCCTGTCGCTTATGTAATTTTCCtattttaacattttcttaTATAGTTTGCCTTGAAGAATATTGTACGTAGTTGTCGGTGGGATTCATGTCACATGCAAATTAAATGATCCTACTCGCAACTTGGGACATGAGGCAAAATAAAGACGATTTAAATCTTGAATCCCTGTGTACGATAAGGACGATCCAATGTCCTATACATTAATCATCGACAAGAGTTCGAGGCCACGTAcgtacagctagctagctatctgTTTGGTGGGCTCTTGTGCTTAATTTAacagtgaaaaatgaaaattcaacTGATCAAATGAATGGGTTTAAGCAGTGAATTAATGGAGCTTTGGCCCAATGGCTTTGGCATTTTTCTAAaggattataataataataataataataataataataatatatggtGGTGGATGGGGGCACGCGCGCACttgtagaatttttgtttaattcaatGATTGCATCAAATTAAATATAAGAATACGGATGCAgtggtgggggtgggggtgggggtggagCCCCAATAACAATTTAATTATTGCAGGTGAGACagcccaaaaatatatatatatatatatatatatatatataaaataaaaacgtGAGCAACGTatccaaatatttaaaaataattttcatttcttcttgtcttaatttatctaattttaatctattttatttttttctcaaatattatttaaatgcaaacacttccaaactaatcattataatttttccaaactaaTCTTAAtgaatttctcaaatttttaaataaaaaataaaaaaaatcaactttttcaaattttaaaataaaaataatattaaaatataattttataattttataatattttttattcaactattTATCTAATTCCgtttttcaaaacttaataaatatttaatccaaactatctcattattatttacaaaatcttCATCTCACGATCTCGGTTTCCAAACATTccgttaattaattttaaactttgtaTTTCTTGGTCGATCGAGTCGATGAGGAGAATGTTGAAAATTGTTTTTGAATATAATCCAACTAGTAATCTACATGTTGAAAATTGTTTCTTAATATAATCCAACCAGTAATctacaagataaaaaataaaaaaaatcagatcgAGGTGCCAACAGATCCAATAACAAATATCATGTATTCCTTGATCAcgtaaatgagatgagatgtaatgttatatacacTTATAAAAGATGTAAAtgttacataattattttaaaaaataataaaattttttattaaaaaattattatttttatgtaagtctcatatttatttatttatttattttaaaatgattacacaaTATTTACATTCTTCAccactacaaatatcatttctcatttgttttatTGGTAGTTCATTTTGTACTCTTGAATGAACAGTATTAGATATAAGTCCAAGGCTTACAAGCGTCGTGTTCTTGAAGCTGGAATGATTCTAAACACCAACCTTTGCAAAGGAAAAAGCTAGGTGATAAGTAATTGATTGCTCGGAACGTTAATTAGTTGCAAGCGGCCGGCCACCGGCCAATGTCGATCTGCTACTTTGGTCATTCATAATTTTGGGTTTGGGACCTAATTGGGTGGAGCCTGATCATTTAATTATAACTTCATGACCGGCAGCTAGCCTCAACCGTACCATGCATATTCTATCAACCTAAGTCATATGTTTTTGGCTGCATGCTCGAATATCGATGTCGACCTATCAATTACGCACCTAGTCATATTGATCATAATGAATGAGCTCTTTAATCAGGGATGATTCGGCATGTGATCTTATTCTGGTCCACCGTACCATATACATGTTTACTGGATATTGTTGGTGAATGGTACTGGTGATCAGAATCATTCTCATGCAAGCAGATGATGTAATAAGAAGCAGGCCGGGTTGATTTTGTCTTTGCATGAAAGTGTGTTTTCCCTTTGTCACCATCCCTGCGGTCTCAAAGCtcacaaaataatttatacCTTGTTTGACAATTTGGAATCCCAAAGATTGCTCGCActatatatttacaaaagaCTGATCATCAGGATCCAACACTCCCACTACGAGCAAGAACTGAAAGTGTGATATACAGAGAAGTGATGGGGGAGTACTCAATAATCGCAATGAACGGTGGAGAGGGCCCCAACAGTTACACCCACAATTCCAAGCAACAGGTCTGTCTGTTCTTTTTCCTACATGAGCagatgaaaaagtaaatgaggtGAAAGCTAGCTTCGATGAAAGCAGCTCTCATGTGGTCAAGTGAATGAAACTAACATAATAACTGTTTATGAAGCCcaccataatatatatgtttaggtTAACCTGAATCGATCATAGAATGAACAAAAGCTGAAAATTTTGTCAAAGTTCCAACCTGTGCGTGTAGACTGTGATAGTACTCAACTGATGAATGGAATTACACGTTGCATGGGAATGAGAAATTCTTTCGTTTATAATGATTTCATGGGCTCCAATTGTAACATGGAGTAGTTTTTTTGGAATATAAACTCATACCTGATTTGGACTTTTCTTTAATTGCTTACTGTCGTCTACTTTCGTCTCTCTTCATTCCTTGATTCGATTCCCTTTTAGAttcagtttttcttcttcttctctccctttttttttttgtgtgcgcGCTAATTTACTATGAATCTATGATCAAAGTGAATTCTAAAACCAAGCTTTCCATTATACTAATTGAACACAGAGAAAGGGATCATATCGTGCAAAGGTCTTATTAAGCAATAGCATCCAAGAGAAGCTAACAGTCGAAAACAAATTGAATACTGCAAACCAACAAGTCTTCAGAATTGCGGATCTTGGATGTTCAGTTGGACCCAACACCTTTGCCTCTGTCCAAACAATAATAGAAGCAACGGAGCTTACTTTCAAAACCCAGATTCTCGAGTATAAACCGCCTGAATTCCATGTGTTCTTCAATGATCATGTCGGTAACGACTTCAATACACTGTTCAAAACGCTTCCATTTGATAGGCAATACATGGCTGCCGGAGTCCCGGGCTCTTTTCATGGGCGACTGTTTCCCAAGGCCTCAATGAACTTCATGCATTCCTCTTTTGCTCTTCACTGGCTGACATAGGTTCCTGAGGAAGTGACAGAAGAGAACTCTTCCGCATGGAATAAGGGGAGAATTAGCTACGTGGGTAGTTCTTCTGAAGTTGTGAAGGCTTACACAGAACAATTTGTTAGGAGGGTTTCTTCAGAGCAAGGGCTGTAGAATTGACCAGCCATGGATTGATGGCAATTCTCATGCCTTGCCTCCCAGAGGGAACCCTTCCTTCTGAGTCAATTATCATGCAAGTATTTGAGATTTTGGGATGTGCGCTTACAGATATGGCTAAAGAGGTAAGATTTTGATCACTTCCACTTGTGGACTAATTCACATGAGTGTGTGTTCATCTCTGTCCATCTCTCTCTGCACTGAACTATCTTTATCAGTCAAGCAATTGGAGAGTATCTGAACGGCAAATTTGTATAATTATCATATTTGGGtaggtttttttgttttttttttttttatttacggTTCTCCTAATTCTGCCTCCTTAAAAACATGCATGCAGGGGCTGGTAAGTGAAGCTCTTGTGGACTCATTCAATCTACCCATTTTTATCCCAACTGGCAATGAAGTAAAAGGAGTGCTCTCAAATATCGAGCATCTTACGATTGAGAAGTCAGAGGAAATAAACTACCCACCAAACCTTAGCAATCTTGAAGATGTTCGATTGTGCATTGGTCATGTAAGAGCGGTAATGGAAGGCATCTTATGCGAAAACTTTGGAGCTGAGCTCCTTGACCAACTTTTTGAGAGGTACTCAGACAAGGTTGAACAGTTCTCCAAGACCTCAGCCTTTACTCGGATTGGGAAGTTGGAAAACTTATTTCTACTCCTGGAACTAGGATTGCTCTAGAACCGCCATTAATGAACATGCTTCTATCAACAAATTTCAATCCGAAGGAATAATATCAGAAAGATGCTGAAATGTTTTGTCACTGACTGTTGAAAATTTCAGCATTTTCATATATAGGTATTAATCATTTGGTGCAGTTTGATTTGATTATTCAAAAGCTGCACCAAATTAAGTAATTACGTTTATGACGCATGTACCAACGTCTGTGAGCAAGTCAAGAAGAAATAAACGGAGTTTTGTCTCCAATTCTTTGAGACCCACATGAACAGAATTTATAGTTACAGAAATGCATTTagagaagaagacaaagaagccAATATCCTTTGATCATCCTCCTCTATTTTGCCTAGgttgaaaaaagaaggaaaaattacAAGTACGGAATCATGATTTGCGTTGCACCGATGGTGTGTTATAGATGATGCATGCAGCAAGCATGCAGGACAATTAGAACACAGTCAAAGGAAGACCTACTCCTTTAATATATAATGCTAACAATTGAATTACCTCTTTAATTGGTATAATTTACTGATGTAATCTGATGCATGGCTAAATCTAGACCTCtcaaacaaacataaaagttTGCAAAGAAATATTTCAATGCTTGGATATATGCCCCCTTTATTTCACTACTGCATAGCTGATAACTGAGAAGAAGGGAAAGAGCTATATCAATCATGATAAGCAGCTTATTGCGATGAACATGATGAGGATATCCAAGAAACCTAGCTACTACAAGATCGATGCATGGTAATCCTTGTCCCTTGTGACACGCATATTACTTTTACTCTTACCAAAATTAGTCATTACAGTACTGATCATTCATTACTGAGGTCAAAGTCAGTGGGAGGGGGGTAGGGAGCTTTGTTCAATGCATGGAATACACTATAGAACTAGCAGTCAGTGTTTCTGAATAGCCAAATAATCAAATGGATGGAGTCCACGATACTTTAAAGACTCCTAAAATGCTGGCGTTTAAAGTTGAACAGTGGAATATTCAATTATGTTTTTCTAGGTTTAATATTAATAGTTTCCAGAAGcccatatataatattcaaagcTTTCTGTGCGAagttaatgcatgcatgtaattaAGCCACGTGGTGGCCATGCCTTACTTCTTGCGAATGGGGCATGGGAAGAAATCTGGCAATGGCAAAAGGCTGTAATATCATTCTACATTAATCGTGGTAGCGATAGATTTGGTATATGGACAAACAATTTGACTGACTCACATATCTTAGTCtcattcatttttaattttttatagtcAAATGACTCAAATATTTCCAATGCCATGTTCATACGTTtcgaaaaaatataaaacttttacaataatattaatttttattttaaaaattttaaaaatggtattaattttttttgttttttttttttcatattgaaaaaattaattgtgataattaaatgaaaaattaaaaaatattttatttttttaactaatgtTTGGGAAGGGAGCATTAACGCTATTCATCATCTCAATTATGATCTTCATCTCGCCATCCCATGATgtaatattagataattagataatatttattatatctcatttatgaataaattatcaaatgccacatcataaaataatgtaaaaataaataatgaatagattttttttttaatttaaattaatacatgATATTGATGGTCAAGACTTTTGAGTAAGACAAAGTAaaccaaattatattttatggatccactatatatatatagcgtataattaataattcAAGCAAGAATACGTAAGCAATTACCACTTGTTTCTAATTAAGTAGAGCAGAGTAGTGTATTTTTCCATATCACATATCAATTACTCTTACGATGTGTCGGCACGCAATCTGATGATCCTGGTCCaccactttttatttattttaagaaatgtttttatccatttcacaaaattaaaatcataaattacGTTACTAATCACTTCGACATCAACACACTTTCATCTAGTACTTCTCCAAAGTTAGTTCTGTGTATAGCAGACTTGGGTTGTTCTACAGGAACCAATACCTTCATCGCTGTGCAAAACATAATAGAGGCCCTTGAACTCCTATACAGATCAAGATCAAGAGGACTTGACACTGATCAGATTCCAGAATTTCAAGTGTTCTTCAATGACCATTCTTCCAATGATTTCAACACTCTCTTCAAGTCCCTTCCTCCCAACAGACAATACTTTGCAGCTGGGGTGCCGGGTTCTTTCCATGCCCGCTTGTTTCCAAACTCATCTCTTCCTTTCATTCACTCCTCTTATGCGCTACACTGGCTGTCCAGGGTCCCCATAGAGGTCATGGATGAGAGTTCTCCTGCATGGAATAAAGGCAGGATTCACTACACTAATGCGCCAAAGCAAGTTGGGGAGGCCTATGCAACTCGGTTTGCCAAGGACGTGGAGTTCTTTCTTAGTGCTAGAGCACAAGAGCTTGTGGCTGGAGGGCTGTTGGCACTCTTCCTACCTGCCGTCCCCGATGTCTTGAGCAATTCTGACACTGTTATTGGCACAGAACTAGACCTTCTAGGATCTTGCTTAATGGACATGGCCAAAGAAGTAAGTGAATagtttcttaaaacaaaaaatcacaCTAGGATGGAAATTGGCACTGTTCTTGTTTGCATGAGGCATACACTGTGCTTTGTaaatgatggtttttttttttcaaactgcaGGGATTAGTGAGTGAAGCAAAGGTGGATTCTTTCAATTTGCCCCTTTACTACACTTCCCATAAGGAATTGAAGGAATTGATTGGAAGAAATGAGCATTTCACCATTGAGAGGATGGAAAATCTGAATAACCCGAAGAAGCATGTTATCTTGCCGAAGCCCTCAATGCGTGCTTAATACATGAGAGCCAAATTGGAAGGAGAATTTGTGAAGAAGTTTGGAAATGAGATCATGGATGAGTTGTTTAATCGCTACTCTGAGAAAGTTGCAGGCTCCTCCTTTTTCTTATATCCCGAGACCTACAAATACATTACATTGTTTGTACTTCTAAAACGCAAGGATTAAACTTTAGTTTCATCAAACCAAATAATAATGGGATTCCAATTCCTTCAGCTCTTAGTGTAATCAAGGTCAATGatctattttctttatataatctAGAGGGAAATAATGTGACTACAGActcttttcttttacatttttgttTCATGTATGGTTCAATCTAGTTTTAGAACAATCAAGAACAATGATTCCCCGAGATCTGATCTTTgagatgaacaaaaaaaattaaatgtcgCGTTACAATCTTAATggataaatctaaaaaaaagatCAGTTAAACTTGTGTTTCAATCTTGAGATCATACGTTCACTTTGTTCCGTTCCACACagattaaacaaaaatactGAAGTCAcgggaaaatttaaaataaaaaataaaaaaaatacagggGAAAGAGAGATCATACGTTCACTTTGTTCCGTTCCACACagattaaacaaaaatactGAAGTCAcgggaaaatttaaaataaaaaataaaaaaaatacagggGAAAGAGAGACTTGACAGGAAATTCTCATCTTCAACGTTTCACGAGAAGAATGCCTCCCTAGTAGATGGAAGATTGTCTATCAAACATGTACAATAATTAACGCCATTCTATATTTCTCATCATTCATTAAAAGCTATACATAGGAAAATCATCGTGTATGCTATTTATTCACATATAAAGCACATTACGCAGACCAACAGAGGGATCATCAAGATGATAATCTACACAATCATAAATGAGATTTAGTTTTAATCCTATCCATTTAATGAAGGACGGAACAACATGACAGATAATAAATACaacacaagcaaaaacaaattatatagtCAAA from Carya illinoinensis cultivar Pawnee chromosome 6, C.illinoinensisPawnee_v1, whole genome shotgun sequence includes:
- the LOC122313676 gene encoding uncharacterized protein LOC122313676, giving the protein MGNYISCTLATPLIKNKRAARVIFPGGEVRQCREPVKAAELMFECPNFFLVNSQSLHIGRRFSALSADEELELGNVYVTFPMRRVNSIITAADMAIVFMAANSAAKRISGGKVRILPESGTSGKQEEASSYEAAAAAAEESEVRGSRLSLEDGIEGLSGLEMKYRLSVCRSRKPVLETIKEEQIISR
- the LOC122313677 gene encoding loganic acid O-methyltransferase-like yields the protein MGEYSIIAMNGGEGPNSYTHNSKQQRKGSYRAKVLLSNSIQEKLTVENKLNTANQQVFRIADLGCSVGPNTFASVQTIIEATELTFKTQILEYKPPEFHVFFNDHVPEEVTEENSSAWNKGRISYVGSSSEVVKAYTEQFVRRVSSEQGL
- the LOC122313678 gene encoding loganic acid O-methyltransferase-like — translated: MAILMPCLPEGTLPSESIIMQVFEILGCALTDMAKEGLVSEALVDSFNLPIFIPTGNEVKGVLSNIEHLTIEKSEEINYPPNLSNLEDVRLCIGHVRAVMEGILCENFGAELLDQLFESTSPKLVLCIADLGCSTGTNTFIAVQNIIEALELLYRSRSRGLDTDQIPEFQVFFNDHSSNDFNTLFKSLPPNRQYFAAGVPGSFHARLFPNSSLPFIHSSYALHWLSRVPIEVMDESSPAWNKGRIHYTNAPKQVGEAYATRFAKDVEFFLSARAQELVAGGLLALFLPAVPDVLSNSDTVIGTELDLLGSCLMDMAKEGLVSEAKVDSFNLPLYYTSHKELKELIGRNEHFTIERMENLNNPKKHVILPKPSMRA